The sequence AGTACTCCGTCGCGCCGAGGTACAGCGTGTACGCCAGGACGACCGGAATGACGACACGGACGACCCAGAGCCACCCGGTCGCGAGACCTTTGCTGGGCCCGCCCTTGGTAAGTTCGTCGACACCCTGGTCCGCGTAGACCCAGCCGATGAACAGCGACATCAGCAGGCCGCCGAGGATGAGCAGGATGTTGTTGGCGAACTTGTCGTAGACGTCGAGCCAGGTCAGGTCGATGGCCGTCGGGATACCGACCGCGAAGATGATGACGGCCAGGACCAGGGTCGCGTTACGCCGTTCGACGTCGAAGGTGTCGATGACGTAGGAGACGACGACCTCGAGGATGGAGAAGGCGCTCGTTAGCGCGGCGATGCCGAGGGTGAAGAAGAAGACGGCGCCGATGAGGCCTCCCGCCGGCAGCGAGGAGAACGCCGCAGCCAGGCTGATGAATACCGCACCAGCACCGCCAGCACCCGGTTCGACGCCCTGGGTGAACAGGAACGGGAAGACGACCAGCCCGGCGAGGAACGCGATGCTGGTGTCGACCACGACGATGGTTCCCGCGTCTTGCAGGAGACTGCGGTCCTCGCTGATGTACGACGCGTAGGTGACCATCACACCCATCCCCAGCGAGAGGGTAAAGAACGCCTGTCCCGCTGCGGCCGGGGCGATGGAGCCGAGATTCGAGAGGATGGTATCGAGGTTCGGCGAGAGGTAGTAGGCGTACGCCTCGCTCGAACCGGAGAGTGTGGCCCCGTAGCCCGCCAGAATGACGAGCAACGCGATGATCGACGGCACCATCAACTTCGCG is a genomic window of Halanaeroarchaeum sp. HSR-CO containing:
- a CDS encoding sodium-dependent transporter, which codes for MVRETWGTRVGFILAAVGSAVGLGNIWRFPFLTGESGGAAFLFVYLAFVVFIGLPVLIVEFVIGRRSNRNVIGAFKELDNPNWQFAGFVGALAGFIILSYYSVVGGWVIQYFVSSFTGAYAGDAAAYFGQAATGTNAIVAHAIFMGLVAGIVAFGVRDGLERAAKLMVPSIIALLVILAGYGATLSGSSEAYAYYLSPNLDTILSNLGSIAPAAAGQAFFTLSLGMGVMVTYASYISEDRSLLQDAGTIVVVDTSIAFLAGLVVFPFLFTQGVEPGAGGAGAVFISLAAAFSSLPAGGLIGAVFFFTLGIAALTSAFSILEVVVSYVIDTFDVERRNATLVLAVIIFAVGIPTAIDLTWLDVYDKFANNILLILGGLLMSLFIGWVYADQGVDELTKGGPSKGLATGWLWVVRVVIPVVLAYTLYLGATEYWAFLMETF